One segment of Thermodesulfovibrio sp. 3907-1M DNA contains the following:
- a CDS encoding hydrogenase maturation protease: protein MKAIVVGIGNPNFKDDAVGLKIAEKLDGLVDTVSLLNISFQIIDSILGYDRAVIVDGVKSGAEPGSILEFNTDYWGNIYASGTHNLSIFEILRIGYSLFSDEMPEEIKIIGVEVEDVETLSRQLSPSVEAAIPEVISKIKEYLGIKEF, encoded by the coding sequence ATGAAAGCTATAGTTGTGGGAATTGGTAATCCAAATTTTAAAGATGATGCAGTAGGGCTTAAGATCGCGGAAAAACTTGATGGATTGGTAGATACAGTTTCTCTTTTAAACATAAGTTTTCAAATTATTGATTCCATACTTGGTTATGACAGAGCTGTGATCGTTGATGGAGTTAAATCAGGAGCTGAACCAGGAAGCATCTTAGAATTTAATACTGATTACTGGGGAAACATATATGCAAGTGGGACACATAATCTCTCAATCTTTGAGATATTAAGAATTGGTTATTCTCTCTTCTCCGATGAAATGCCAGAGGAAATAAAAATCATTGGCGTAGAAGTAGAGGATGTGGAAACCTTAAGCAGGCAGTTGAGTCCTTCTGTTGAGGCAGCAATACCTGAGGTTATATCAAAAATTAAGGAATATTTAGGAATAAAAGAGTTTTAA